TAGCTTCTAATCCATCAAAATTCATTTTTATAATATCATTAAAATCATCTCTATTTAAAAGCACGGGGTGAGCTAAAATAACTGTAGCCCCAAAGAACTTTAGAATTTCAATTCCTGTTTTTACATATAATTTATCTTTTTTATCATAAAAATTTATATGAGTTCCTAATAGGTGCCTAATAGTAGAGATCTTATGCGCTGCTACATTTTTTAGCACTTCAACAAGAAGCTCATTTTTATAGCTATCGTCTTTAAAATATCCTAAAACATGTACCCTAGTACTATTATATCTAGTAGATAGTTCAACACCTGGAATAACCTTAACTCCAACTTCTTTGCCAGCTAGGATAGCTTCATCTATACCACATGTATTATTGTGATCTGTTAAAGAAATAATGTCTACATTTTTCTTCTTAGATATCATAACGACTTCCCTAGAGGTATATGCACCATCTGAGCAAGTAGAGTGAATATGAAAATCACCTTTTTTATACATTACAGCTCCTATTTAAATGTTATCCACTTTTTAATATATGAGATTATATTTGAATTGTTAAATCACAAATTCACAAAATCAAAGAAAAA
The DNA window shown above is from Clostridium beijerinckii and carries:
- a CDS encoding PHP domain-containing protein, which codes for MYKKGDFHIHSTCSDGAYTSREVVMISKKKNVDIISLTDHNNTCGIDEAILAGKEVGVKVIPGVELSTRYNSTRVHVLGYFKDDSYKNELLVEVLKNVAAHKISTIRHLLGTHINFYDKKDKLYVKTGIEILKFFGATVILAHPVLLNRDDFNDIIKMNFDGLEAKYFSNKDEDTEYFLKIAKDRDLLYTAGSDFHSCNEFYRTHGIIGDVYLNGEEISNFLVGGNLTYS